Below is a genomic region from Nitrospira sp..
CGAGCGCAATTTTCATTCGGGATGGTGTGGTCACTCGTGCTTGAAGATTCGTTTGAACTACCGCAACACACCGGCGGCTTGATCGTCGGCCTGGAAGCTTATAGCAGAAGTACCGGCGACACAACAGGGGACCTCAACGGGTCACTCTGCGTCTCATCCGGGCGGAAACCGCCTCGATCGTATGTCTTGCCGAAGCTTGGTCCCGGCGCGGGTCTGAACTCATCCGCTCACGCCGGCCGGCGGTTGGAGCGACATCACCGCGAAGTGCACGGCCGTGTCGCCATCCGCCTAGACCTCTTCGACTTGGATGACGGCCTTGCCTTTATACGTTCCGCAATTGAGGCAGGTGTAATGCGGCAGCTTGAGTTCGTGGCATTGAGGGCACACGGACATGCCCGGAGGCGTGACCCGCAACTTCTGCGTGCGACGTTTGTCGCGTCGGGCTCGGGAATGCTTATGTTTCGGATTTGGCATCGTTCTTCCTCCAAACTGTCGACGCTCGATCGGCGGATGATTCGACCGGTCATCGCTCGATTATTTCATGCTCCGGATGACCCTGAACGCCGTCGGTGCCGGCTCCATCGGACACTGACAGGGCCCTTCATTCAAATCCTTGCCGCAACGCGGGCACAACCCGGCACAATCTTCGTGGCAGAGCGGCTGCATGGGCGCGGCGAGGATGACGTGCTCGCGCAGCATCGGAGCCAGTTCCACATGATCGCCCTGGTAAAAATATCGGTCGTCATC
It encodes:
- the rpmF gene encoding 50S ribosomal protein L32, which translates into the protein MPNPKHKHSRARRDKRRTQKLRVTPPGMSVCPQCHELKLPHYTCLNCGTYKGKAVIQVEEV